In a single window of the Streptomyces sp. CGMCC 4.7035 genome:
- a CDS encoding MFS transporter, protein MPLALLALAVGAFGIGTTEFVMMGLLPNVADDLHISIPTAGYLVSAYALGVVIGAPLLAAVTARMSRRKVLIGLMALFVLGNALSGLAPDQHWLLAARFLSGLPHGAFFGVGAVVATNLAAPERKARSVSLMFMGLTVANIAGVPVATLMGQHLGWRATFLGVSAIGVAAIASLFFLIPADHTHAPAGGLRGELAALRSLPVWLALGTTVAGFGALFSAYSYVTPMLTDAAGYADANVTFLLALFGVGATIGNLVGGRLADHSLRGTLFGGLTSLALVLALFPLLMGAEWSAALAVTLLGVAAFITGSPLQLMVMEKASAAPSLASSANQAAFNLANAGGAWIGGLALAAGFGVTSPAVAGAGLAVLGLGVAGAAWAVDRRRASVHVPVPGRLVAVHVPERAESVRG, encoded by the coding sequence ATGCCCCTGGCCCTGCTCGCCCTCGCCGTGGGTGCCTTCGGCATCGGCACCACCGAGTTCGTGATGATGGGCCTGCTGCCCAACGTCGCGGACGACCTGCACATATCCATCCCCACCGCCGGGTACCTGGTCTCGGCGTACGCGCTGGGCGTGGTGATCGGCGCGCCGCTGCTCGCCGCGGTCACGGCCCGTATGTCCCGCCGCAAGGTCCTCATCGGCCTGATGGCCCTGTTCGTGCTCGGCAACGCGCTCTCCGGCCTCGCCCCGGACCAGCACTGGCTGCTGGCCGCGCGCTTCCTGAGCGGTCTGCCGCACGGGGCGTTCTTCGGTGTCGGCGCGGTCGTCGCCACCAACCTGGCCGCGCCCGAGCGCAAGGCCCGCTCGGTCTCGCTGATGTTCATGGGCCTGACGGTCGCGAACATCGCCGGTGTGCCGGTGGCGACGCTGATGGGCCAGCACCTCGGGTGGCGGGCCACCTTCCTCGGCGTGAGCGCGATCGGCGTGGCCGCGATCGCCTCCCTCTTCTTCCTGATCCCGGCGGACCACACCCACGCCCCGGCGGGCGGCCTGCGCGGCGAACTGGCGGCCCTGCGGTCCCTGCCGGTGTGGCTGGCGCTGGGCACGACGGTGGCGGGCTTCGGCGCGCTGTTCTCGGCGTACAGCTACGTGACGCCGATGCTGACGGACGCGGCGGGCTACGCGGACGCGAACGTCACGTTTCTGCTGGCGCTGTTCGGTGTGGGCGCGACGATCGGCAACCTGGTGGGCGGCCGGCTCGCGGACCACTCCCTGCGGGGCACGCTGTTCGGCGGCCTGACGTCGCTGGCGCTGGTCCTGGCCCTGTTCCCGCTGCTCATGGGCGCCGAGTGGAGCGCGGCCCTGGCGGTGACGCTGCTGGGGGTGGCGGCGTTCATCACCGGCTCCCCGCTGCAGTTGATGGTCATGGAGAAGGCGTCGGCGGCCCCCTCGCTGGCGTCCTCGGCGAACCAGGCGGCCTTCAACCTGGCGAACGCGGGCGGAGCGTGGATCGGCGGCCTGGCGCTGGCGGCGGGCTTCGGCGTGACGTCACCGGCGGTGGCGGGCGCGGGCCTGGCGGTGCTGGGGCTGGGGGTGGCGGGGGCCGCGTGGGCGGTGGACCGCCGACGGGCGTCTGTGCACGTGCCGGTACCGGGGCGGCTGGTCGCGGTGCACGTTCCGGAGCGTGCGGAGAGCGTGCGCGGCTGA
- a CDS encoding TetR/AcrR family transcriptional regulator, with translation MSLAESRPQQDYPVRGRPRSEAVERAIIEGVMKLIEDGVPLADLSIERIARTAGVGKATIYRRWSNKEDLFVDVLCAAEPDDPELPGTSMRDDLVVLLESLRQRGLASRASAILRNVQAQMKSSPKIWAAYHATVIAPRRRLGIEVLRRGQKNGELRQDVDVDLMNDILVGPMLVRSVLRPDARLDEEGLAERIVDTVLAGLRPVST, from the coding sequence GTGAGCCTCGCCGAGAGCCGGCCCCAGCAGGACTACCCCGTGCGCGGACGCCCCCGCAGCGAGGCCGTCGAACGGGCCATCATCGAAGGGGTGATGAAGCTCATCGAGGACGGCGTGCCCCTCGCCGACCTGTCCATAGAGCGCATCGCCCGCACCGCCGGCGTGGGCAAGGCCACCATCTACCGCCGGTGGAGCAACAAGGAGGACCTCTTCGTCGACGTCCTGTGCGCCGCCGAACCCGACGACCCCGAACTGCCCGGCACCTCGATGCGCGACGACCTCGTGGTGCTCCTGGAGTCGCTGCGGCAGCGCGGTCTGGCCAGCCGCGCCTCGGCGATCCTGCGCAACGTGCAGGCCCAGATGAAGAGCAGCCCCAAGATCTGGGCCGCGTACCACGCGACCGTGATCGCCCCCCGGCGCCGGCTCGGGATCGAAGTCCTGCGCCGCGGGCAGAAGAACGGCGAGCTGCGCCAGGACGTGGACGTCGACCTGATGAACGACATCCTCGTCGGCCCCATGCTCGTACGCTCCGTGCTGCGCCCCGACGCCCGGCTCGACGAGGAGGGCCTCGCCGAGCGGATCGTCGACACGGTCCTCGCGGGGCTACGGCCCGTCAGCACCTAG
- a CDS encoding endonuclease/exonuclease/phosphatase family protein: MAQAYMTETGSDGTEPERRGSRLRRLYDTLRTDRGIWRRGIVLAALALVLALVMLLHARIPNSVGNLGSLTETFLPWLGVVFVPLLLVLALVRKSATALIAVLVPVVAWLNLFGGLLGDKTGGGGGDLTVATHNVNAANPDPAATARDVAASGADVLALEELKASAVPVYEQALASTYKYHSVQGTVGLWSKYPLSGVKAVDIKLGWTRAMRATVTTPSGPVAFYVAHMPSVRVKLAAGFTARQRDTSADALGEAIANESLDKVILLGDLNGTMNDRALNAVTAQLRSTQGAAGSGFGFSWPASFPMARIDQILVRGVDPVSSWSLPRTGSDHLPVAARVRLDT; encoded by the coding sequence ATGGCGCAGGCGTACATGACCGAGACGGGCAGCGACGGCACGGAGCCGGAGCGCAGAGGATCCCGGCTCCGGCGCCTGTACGACACCCTGCGCACCGACCGCGGCATCTGGCGCCGTGGAATCGTGCTGGCCGCTCTCGCGCTCGTCCTCGCGCTGGTGATGCTGCTGCACGCCCGGATCCCCAACAGCGTCGGCAACCTCGGCAGTCTCACCGAGACATTTCTGCCCTGGCTCGGGGTCGTGTTCGTCCCGCTGCTGCTGGTCCTCGCGCTGGTGCGGAAGTCGGCGACCGCGCTGATCGCCGTGCTGGTTCCCGTGGTCGCCTGGCTGAACCTCTTCGGCGGGCTGCTCGGCGACAAGACGGGCGGCGGCGGAGGCGACCTGACCGTCGCCACGCACAACGTCAACGCCGCCAACCCCGACCCGGCCGCCACCGCGCGTGACGTGGCCGCGTCCGGCGCGGACGTGCTGGCCCTGGAGGAGCTGAAGGCGTCCGCGGTTCCGGTGTACGAGCAGGCGCTGGCGTCGACGTACAAGTACCACTCGGTGCAGGGCACGGTCGGACTGTGGAGCAAGTACCCGCTGAGCGGGGTGAAGGCCGTGGACATCAAGCTGGGCTGGACGCGGGCGATGCGGGCCACCGTGACCACGCCGTCCGGGCCGGTCGCCTTCTACGTCGCCCACATGCCCTCCGTGCGGGTGAAGCTGGCGGCCGGGTTCACCGCACGGCAGCGCGACACCAGCGCGGACGCGCTCGGTGAGGCCATCGCCAACGAGAGCCTGGACAAGGTGATCCTGCTCGGCGATCTGAACGGCACCATGAACGACCGCGCGCTCAACGCCGTCACCGCGCAACTGCGCTCCACACAGGGCGCGGCGGGCAGTGGCTTCGGGTTCAGCTGGCCGGCGTCGTTCCCGATGGCGCGCATCGACCAGATCCTGGTCAGGGGCGTCGACCCGGTGAGCTCATGGAGCCTGCCGCGGACGGGGAGCGACCACCTGCCGGTCGCGGCGCGTGTGAGGCTCGACACGTAG